In Hahella sp. HNIBRBA332, the genomic window GGCGTCGATACTTTACGAATCTCACCGTCCACCACTATCCGCAACGACTTGCGGTGAGAGCTGATTTCCAATTCCCGACAAACCATATATTCATAATACTCAGGACTCTCCGGCATGCCTAACGCCATACGCCCCAGCAACTTCATCAACTGCAGACGCTCCTTGGCTTTCAGCACAATGGCGACAAAACCCTGATCATCCGCCGCTTTCACATCCTGCAGGTTCAACAGCTCCAATTGCATATGGCTGATGGTGCTGAACAGCAGCGGCGTATTGATGGCGCGGGAGAGACCTTCCGACGTTAATTTCATCCGTTGCGGCCTGGCCTGGGTCAGGCAGGTCCACACGCCTGACAAAAACGCCACCCAGCGAAACCGCCCAAATCGCTTCTGATGAGATTCACGCGCCTGAATAATACGAGGGTACAGTCCCAAGCTGGCGTTAACCGCGAACAGTATGTCGTTGACCTGGTATAAAGGAATCGCCTTAACCACGCCATTAAGGGCGACGTCCAGGGCTTCCGCAAAGTTCTCCGGCAACTTATGCTCTTTCGCAAACAGGTTGAAAGTGCCGCCGGGAACAACGGCGAAGGTCACCCCTTGCTCCAGGATGTGAGGCAAGGCGGCGTTGATCGTGCCGTCTCCGCCAACCACGACCAGAACGGCCTGGTTCTGCCTCGCTTCCTGCGCCGCCCTGCGGATGGTTTCCTGCAGGCCGATGCCCTGACGAATGCTGTGCGTAGACAGTATCCGATCTCTTACACTCGCCGGCGCTGACTCCAACTGCGCCATTGAATCTCCAGAACGTCCCTTGCCGGAGCCGAGGTTAACCAGCATCACTAGCTTACGCTCTACCGTAGGAACGTTATGTCTCTTTATTTCAGCTACTTGCATAGTGGTTACCATTTATAGCGCAAAGGTTGCGCCTCCTGAAAATCCCGTTATCCCAATCCGCTTCACAGCCATAAAAAGGGCCGCCGATCAGCTCACTTACGAGTTCATCGGCGGCCCCACTCCGCCAGGACTCTTTACTACGTCATAGGCTCTTAACAATCCTGGTCTCTTGCGTTGACGCCCTCTTTAACGCTTTCACATGCGTCTTCCAGTCTGTTGCCTGCGTCATTCAGAGCTCTGTCCACCTCTTCGCCGATTTGCTCCGCTTCGCCATCGCCCGCATCACAAGCGGTTAGTGAAAAAGCCAACGGGGCGGCTATAACCATCGCCTTCAACAGGTCGGTGAATGTAGTCATCGTCATCTCCTCGTTTCCTAACAGTTATTTTGTTTCATTGGCGGCGTCCTACCGCTGTCTTTCCTCAGGTTCTCAATACAAGCCTATAATCGGTTTCTGCGGAATCCTCCGGCGATAATGCTGATCACGAAAAGCACCAGAAAGATAACGAACAGAATTTGTGCAATATCGGCAGTCGCTGCGGCAATACCGGTAAATCCAAGTACGCCTGCTACCAGCGCTACGACAAAAAATACAATTGACCAGTACAACATATCCTTTCTCCTTACTTGTTTCCGAACTCAACAGGTAATAATCAGGACTTGGACCAACTTATATTTTTATTTTAAATATCAATAAATTAAAGAAATAATCCGGTGTTGGTGGAGGAAGTAAGACGAGGCAATCACATGTAAAGCTTACAAACCCGCTGCAATTATGGGTGGAGCGCAAGAATCCCATGAGCGTGGACGTGGACGTGGACGTGGACGTGGACGTGGACGTGAAAAAGCATAACTAAACACCTGCAATCGTACTCGAAGGCGGATTGAACAGTTCTACGCTGCAACAATAGGAGTGTAAGAAGGGAATCGGCATGCAGAAAAAGGCGGGGCCGTCTGCGGTCACTAACAGACGGCCCCTATAGCAGAACCGGACTAACGTACGGAGCAGCTAATAAGGCGCAGCCCGAAGGCTGCGTAAATCGCTTTTCTAAGGGGATAAATCAACTTTCGACGAATGCGCGCTCGATAACATAGTGTCCCAGTTCGCCTTGGCGGGCCTCAGTGAAGCCGCGGGAATCCAGGATGGCGCAGGTGTCTTTCAACATGCTGGGGCTGCCGCACACCATGAAGCGGTCATACTCAGGGTCCATCTCCGGCAAACCAATGTCGGAAAACAGCTTGCCGCTTTCCATCGAGTCAGTGATACGGCCCTGTGTGGGATAATCTTCACGGGTGACAGTGGGGTAGTAAATCAGTTTTTCCTGTACGAGCTCACCGAAGAATTCGTTCTGCGGCAACTCTTCGCGGATCAGATTCTGATAAGCCAGCTCGGAAACATAACGCACGCCATGGGTCAGAATGACTTTATCAAAGCGCTCATAGGTTTCCGGATCTTTGATAATGCTCATGAAAGGAGCCAAACCGGTGCCGGTGCTGATCAGATATAAATTACGCCCTGGCAGCAGGTGATCCACGATCAGGGTGCCGGTGGGCTTGCGGCTCATGATGATTTCATCGCCGACGCTGATTTTCTGCAAACGGGATGTCAAAGGACCGTCAGGCACTTTGATGCTGAAAAACTCCAGTTCTTCTTCGTAGTTGGCGCTGGCGATGCTGTAGGCGCGCATCAGCGGGCGACCGCTGTCTTGCTCCAGGCCAATCATAATGAAATGTCCGTTTTTAAAACGGAAAGACGGATCGCGACTGGTGGTAAAGCTAAACAGAGTGTCGTTCCAATGACGCACGCTGGTGACCGTTTCTTTACGCATTCCTGACATAATCTGCATTGACTCCTGATAAAGGCGCTAAAGTTTTCATTGATCGATATTTAACCCAAGTATAATCTATCTGTAAAACAGGATTATTCAATAACTCTTATCGGATTTATCGATAATGCACTACACCCTGCGACAATTGGAAATATTTCTGGCCGCCGCGCACTTCGAGAACATCACCCAGGCCGCGAAAAGCCTGTCTATGTCTCAATCCGCAGCCAGTGACGCGCTGCGTAATCTGGAGTCCCAATTCAATATTCAATTGTTCGACCGCATCGGCAAAAGCCTCCAGCTCAACGAACTGGGGCGCATGCTGCGTCCCCGGGTGGAAGCGCTGATAGAGCGCGCTCGCGACCTGGAGTTGGACTTTCAACAGCATACGGATATCGGATCACTGAAAGTGGGCGCCACGCTGTCCATCGGTAACTATCTGGCGGTCAGCATCATGGCGGATTTCATGCAGCAACATCCCGGCGCCAAGGTATCCCTGGAGGTGGCCAATACCACCACTATCGCAGGCAAGGTGCTTAATTTTGAATTAGATGTGGGCCTGGTGGAAGGGGAAATCAATCACAATGAGCTGGAAGTGATTCCCTGGCGCGACGATGAGCTGAAAATCTTCTGCGCTCCCGACCATCCGCTGGCGCAGAAGAAAGTGCTGAGCGACGAGGATCTGGTGCGCGCCAGCTGGATATTAAGAGAACGAGGATCGGGAACACGGCAGGCGTTTGAATGGGCGATGCACGGCATTCTTCCTGACCTCAAGGTCTCCATCGAGCTACAGCACACCGAGGCAATAAAACGCGCCGTGGAGGCCAAGCTGGGCATTGGTTGTCTGTCGCGGGTGACACTGGTGGACGCATTCAAGCGCGGTAGTCTGGCGCCGTTGGAGGCGCCGCATCGGAACTTCCAGCGCCGCTTCTACTTTATTCTGCATAAAGAAAAGTACCGCAGCGCCGGCATCGAAAACTGGCTGGAGTTATGCCGCCAGCTTACCTGAGACAAGCCAAAAGCATCAAAAAAGTCAGGAGAAGTTAACGCCATACAGAAACAAGTCGACATCGTCATTGGGAAGTCGGGTGGTCTTCTCCATCGCCATGCCGATTTTCTCCAACAAGCGAATCGAGCTGGCGTTACTCTGGTCCACAATGCCGACAATGCGGCTCATTCCCAGTTTAGTCGCGCCGTAATCCAGCACCGCCCTGGCCGCCTCGTAGGCGTACCCCTGCGAACGGAACTGAGGCATGAAAGCGAATCCTATATCCACATCATCCAGCCCTTCCCGCTTGATCAATCCGCACATGCCGACTGGAGCGCCATCCTGCTTAAGCTCCACCAGATAGAGCCCGAATCCTTCCCTTTCATACATCGCCAACGGACCATTTTGGATATACTGACGCGCGCCCTCCCGCGTTCTTATCCCACGGTCGCCGATAAAGCGTATCCATGATGGATCGTTCAACAGCGCCAAAATAAAATGGTCATCCTCCAGCTGCAGCCACCGAAGCGTTAAACGCTCTGTCTCCAATACCTTCATAGTTATAACCGCCTGTTTACTATTAATCCTATCCAGGTTCCCTTTCCGCCAACGCCGATAGCGCCTGACGTCTATCTCCCGTGCAGCCAAGTGAGCTTATCTACACACTGCTCAGTAATGCTGTTGGGCGCTGGCCAGTACCTTTTCCACCCACTCTGGGTCGTCAGGAGCCACGATCACGAAGCGACATCCCTGCCGCTCACACTCAATTCCCACACCGGGCAAGTCGTCAATCATCAGGTCAATGCCAAACAGCCTGGGGGCCTTGCTGAAGCGAGAGTAACGCTGATTAGCGGCGACCGCTTCACGATGATCGTCCTGGTTGACCACTTCCCCCAATCTGACGCCCCACAGACGAAACCAAGCCTTAACAAGCCAGGGCTTACGCAGAGAGGTGGTGTATATCCAGATTTCATGATCTTTGGCCAGGGTTTGCATGAGCGTCGGCGCTCCGGTACGCAAGGCTTCACGGAACCATAATCCTGCTGGCGGTCCAAGTCGACGCTCCCCAACCACAAAGGGGCCCGTGGTGGGAATCAGGGTGTCATCCAGATCAAATGCGATACGCACGTCATTGCCCCGCTGCAGTAAAACGTTTGCGAAAACCTTGCGGCGTCACGCCTTTATGCTTCTTGAACAAACGGTTGAAGTTGGAAAGATTATTAAACCCGGTCTGTTCTGCAATAAGCGCTATCGGCGCCGCGGTATTGATCAGTTTTGAACAGGCCTGCCCCAGGCGAATCTGGGTCAAATACTGATTAAAGCTTTGATTCATGTGCTTACTGAAGAAGCGGCTGAATTTGCTCACGCTCATGTTGTGTCGTCGCGCCATATCGCCAATCGTCAGCTTATCGGCGAACGCCTGATGGGCGGCCTCCAAAATACCGTCCAGGATATCCTGTTCACGCCGATTAGTGGCGCCGGAATAAAAATTCGCCGACGCCAGCGGGCGATAAGGCGTCTGCGCCAGATCCCCCAGTAACGAAAGCAAGGTAAGCAGACGACTCCGTGGGTCTTGCTCTGGAAGCCCTTTAAACAGTCGATCCACCACTGAGTAGTCCGCTGGTCGAAAGCGCAATCCACGTCGACTTTGCCTGAGTAATTCGCCCACATCGCCATATTCGGGAAAACTCTCCAACAAGCGATCCACCCACTGCTGATTGAACCACAGCACGTAAACCGTATGCGGCGCTTTTTCATCAGGCCGTTGCGAGGAGCGCCAGCTATGGGGCAGATTCGGCCCTATCAATACCAGATCGCCGGATTCGTAGCGATCCACATGATCGCCCACATAACGTTGACCGGCGCTATTCAGAGTGTAGGTAAGCTCGTATTCAGGATGGTAATGCCACTGAAACGGCAGTTCGTCCAGCTGACGCAGAAAAAAGCGCCATGACGCGTCCTCCGGATATCTGACTTTTTCATAGAGCGCTTTCATAGCCTTTCGCCGCACCGCTGAACTGTTTGGCCATCATCGCAAAACAACCATGAGGGTCATACTATTCTGGCCATATATTTAATTAGAATGACCGAAAAGTATCATTCTCCGCCCTATTTCCACAACCTGCCCCGGGTTACGCCAAGCAGAATAGTCCTATTCCCAATCAGCATCAGCGTAGGCAAGAACAGGAGATAACAATATGAAACAGCGTGATGAATATAAAGCTCCCGGTAATCGCAGCGTTTCCGATCCCTGCGGCGTGCAGCTGAAAGATATTCGCAAACAGCTTCCTTTGCGCGTGCTCAGCGAATCCGATTTTGAGTTCTGGCGCGCCTGGGGGTATGTCATCATTCCCAATGCAGTGGATGCGGAACAGGTGCGGGCAGTGCAATCATTGCTTTGGGAGTTTACGGAAATGGACCCAGAGGACGCCGCCACCTGGAGCAAACCGCAATTACGTCAGCATGAAATGAAGGAACTCAATAACAGCGGCATGGTGGAGTGTTACCACCATCAGGCGTTATGGGTCAGCCGTCAGACACAGCGTGTTTATGATGCATTTGTGGATATATGGGACCGAGAAGATTTATGGGTCACCATTGACCGCGCCAATCTGAATACGCCCAATCGCGATGGCCGTCAATTCAGCGGATTCATCCATTGGGACGCAGATTCGACAATGGTTCCGCCTCCTATTGGCGTGCAAGGCGTGCTGGCGCTGTCCGATACGGAC contains:
- a CDS encoding diacylglycerol kinase family protein; translation: MQVAEIKRHNVPTVERKLVMLVNLGSGKGRSGDSMAQLESAPASVRDRILSTHSIRQGIGLQETIRRAAQEARQNQAVLVVVGGDGTINAALPHILEQGVTFAVVPGGTFNLFAKEHKLPENFAEALDVALNGVVKAIPLYQVNDILFAVNASLGLYPRIIQARESHQKRFGRFRWVAFLSGVWTCLTQARPQRMKLTSEGLSRAINTPLLFSTISHMQLELLNLQDVKAADDQGFVAIVLKAKERLQLMKLLGRMALGMPESPEYYEYMVCRELEISSHRKSLRIVVDGEIRKVSTPVRMRALPSAALFVAPQKPEKNAK
- a CDS encoding DUF1328 domain-containing protein is translated as MLYWSIVFFVVALVAGVLGFTGIAAATADIAQILFVIFLVLFVISIIAGGFRRNRL
- a CDS encoding ferredoxin--NADP reductase, which translates into the protein MSGMRKETVTSVRHWNDTLFSFTTSRDPSFRFKNGHFIMIGLEQDSGRPLMRAYSIASANYEEELEFFSIKVPDGPLTSRLQKISVGDEIIMSRKPTGTLIVDHLLPGRNLYLISTGTGLAPFMSIIKDPETYERFDKVILTHGVRYVSELAYQNLIREELPQNEFFGELVQEKLIYYPTVTREDYPTQGRITDSMESGKLFSDIGLPEMDPEYDRFMVCGSPSMLKDTCAILDSRGFTEARQGELGHYVIERAFVES
- a CDS encoding LysR family transcriptional regulator, which gives rise to MHYTLRQLEIFLAAAHFENITQAAKSLSMSQSAASDALRNLESQFNIQLFDRIGKSLQLNELGRMLRPRVEALIERARDLELDFQQHTDIGSLKVGATLSIGNYLAVSIMADFMQQHPGAKVSLEVANTTTIAGKVLNFELDVGLVEGEINHNELEVIPWRDDELKIFCAPDHPLAQKKVLSDEDLVRASWILRERGSGTRQAFEWAMHGILPDLKVSIELQHTEAIKRAVEAKLGIGCLSRVTLVDAFKRGSLAPLEAPHRNFQRRFYFILHKEKYRSAGIENWLELCRQLT
- a CDS encoding GNAT family N-acetyltransferase, whose amino-acid sequence is MKVLETERLTLRWLQLEDDHFILALLNDPSWIRFIGDRGIRTREGARQYIQNGPLAMYEREGFGLYLVELKQDGAPVGMCGLIKREGLDDVDIGFAFMPQFRSQGYAYEAARAVLDYGATKLGMSRIVGIVDQSNASSIRLLEKIGMAMEKTTRLPNDDVDLFLYGVNFS
- a CDS encoding AraC family transcriptional regulator — its product is MKALYEKVRYPEDASWRFFLRQLDELPFQWHYHPEYELTYTLNSAGQRYVGDHVDRYESGDLVLIGPNLPHSWRSSQRPDEKAPHTVYVLWFNQQWVDRLLESFPEYGDVGELLRQSRRGLRFRPADYSVVDRLFKGLPEQDPRSRLLTLLSLLGDLAQTPYRPLASANFYSGATNRREQDILDGILEAAHQAFADKLTIGDMARRHNMSVSKFSRFFSKHMNQSFNQYLTQIRLGQACSKLINTAAPIALIAEQTGFNNLSNFNRLFKKHKGVTPQGFRKRFTAAGQ
- a CDS encoding phytanoyl-CoA dioxygenase family protein, giving the protein MKQRDEYKAPGNRSVSDPCGVQLKDIRKQLPLRVLSESDFEFWRAWGYVIIPNAVDAEQVRAVQSLLWEFTEMDPEDAATWSKPQLRQHEMKELNNSGMVECYHHQALWVSRQTQRVYDAFVDIWDREDLWVTIDRANLNTPNRDGRQFSGFIHWDADSTMVPPPIGVQGVLALSDTDERCGGFQCVPQLFHDFERWKQSQPAGRDPWVPDLTGYEPEFIPMRKGDLLIFNSLLAHGIRPNQSDRVRMAQYISMAPANESDEEMRQWRVDSWREHTPPQGFAFPGDPREWEKTRYPQARLSPLGEKLLGLKSWRESHVEPA